TCCCGGTCCTAAGGGTAGGTTATCCACGTGTTACTGAGCCGTACGCCACGAATCTAAATTCGTTCGACTTGCATGGCTTAATCGAATCCCAATAGCAGTAACATCTGCCAGGATCAAACAGAATTGATGCACATAACAGATACTTTTGAAGTATACTAAAAAAATATAGACGAGTAATTAATACATTTAAAATTTGATACGAAAGTTTCTATAATCAAATTTCACCACATCTACAAAACTTACATCATACCTAAAAAACTTAGGTACTCACAAAGCACATTCATGATATTAATAATTTAATTAATACAATAAACATGATAATTTATAGCTACATGCGGAAAAGCAACCATCATTGTAAAGATTGTATTAAACAATAATACTTAGGTCATCGCCATAAAACACATAGCACATCTTATAGAGACAGAACTTCCATTAACAAAGTCAATTGAAAAACATTGCAATTACTACTAAAAAATAATATAAGTAAATTTAAAATCTTAAATTTAAACACTACAATTAATTAAAAGTTTATTATTAAAAATAAATCATAAAAATAGAAAATAAAAATAACTTTTTTTCAAAAATAATTTGAGATGATAAAAACTATTTCAGTATTACAAAAAATAATTTTTTTAATACCTATCATTTTATCACGCTTGCGGAGATCCAAAAACATAGATTATATTTAAAACTTTCTATCTAATTCAAATAATAATTGCTTTATATATAAGATAACAAAAGATATTATTGGTGATAAAATATGAAGTTCGGTATAGAATTCGTACCACAAATACCATTAAATGAGTTAGTAGACTTAGTAAAATTAGCAGAAGACGTTGGTTTTGAATACGCATGGATCACAGACCACTACAACAATAAAAACGTATACGAAACCTTAGCATTAATTGCATCTGCAACTGAAACCATTAAAATGGGTCCTGGTGTAACCAACCCATACGTAAGAAGCCCAGCAATTTCAGCTTCCGCTATTGCAACCATTGACGAAATTTCAGAAGGAAGAGCAACCTTCGGTATCGGTCCTGGTGACAAAGCAACTTTCGACGCTTTAGGAATCGCATGGGAAAAACCTGTATCCACTATTAAAGCAGCAATCGCTGACATTAACACCTTATTATCAGGTGGAAAAACCGAAGGTGGAGCAGCATTAGGTGGAGCAAAAGCTGTTCAAGAACACATCCCTATTTACATGGGTGCTCAAGGACCTAAAATGTTAGAAACCGCTGGAGAAATCGCAGATGGTGTATTAATCAACGCTTCCAACCCTAAAGATTACGAAGCTGCTATGCCTATGATTAAAAAAGGTATCGAAGCAGCTGGTGGAGACAAAGCATTTGACGTAGGTGCATACACTGCAACTTCCATTGGTGCTGACTCTGACGCAGCTAAAAACGCAGCTAAAATTGTAGTTGCATTTATTGCAGCAGGTTCCCCACCTCCAGTTATCGAAAGACACGGATTACCTGAAGGATTCAACGAACAAATGGGTGCATTCTTAGCTAAAGGTGACTTCGGTGGAGCTATTGGTGCTGTAACCGATGAAGCTTTAGACGCATTCTCCGTATGTGGTACTCCTGATGAGTTCATTCCTAAGATTGAAGGCTTAGCTGAAATGGGTGTAACTCAATACGTAGCAGGATCCCCTGTCGGAAAAGACGTAGCAGAATCCATCAAATTATTAGGAGACGTAATCGCAAGTTTCTAAACTTGCTTACTTTTTCTTTTTTTATTTTTTTAGACCATTATACACAACTTAACAACATACTATTTTTAACATAATTTTTAATTATAACTTCCATATAATAATATTATAATGGAAATTGAAAAATTAACAAAGGAAATTAGACAAAGAGCTTTTGAGCGAAAAGAACCTAAAACCCCAGAACAGGTTGGGGCAAGTTGGTATAATGATGATTTAACTTATGATGGCGTTGCAAAAACACTGTTCATGATTCTGCCCACACCAGGCTGTGCTTGGGCTCTTGGAGACAGCGGCGGATGCACAATGTGCAGCTATGTGTCCGACTGTACCCTTGAACCAATCGACACCGATACCATCCTAAGGATATTTCATGACCACCTCTCAAGACACCCAATAGCTGAGGAGGATAAAATTTCCGTAAAACTATTCGCTTCCGGAAGTTTTTTAAACCCATATGAGCTTCCGAAAGAAGCCCGTGACGAAATATTGAAAACACTGATCGGTTTGGGTAACGTTACAGAAATCATAGTCGAGTCAAGACCGGAATATGTGAAGGAGGAATATCTTGATGAAATCTTTGAGATTATCGGAGACACACTGTTTGAAGTGAGCATAGGCCTTGAAACATCCAACGACTATACCCGTTTGAACAAGATCAACAAGGGTTTCACACGAGACGACTTTGAAAACGCCGTCAAGCTGATGCAGGACCTCAAGGAAAGCAAGGGTTATAACATAAAATCAAAGGCATACATATTCGTAAAGCCTATCCTTGTATCTGAAGACCAGGCAATAGAGGAAGCGATTGAAACCGCAAGATACTGCGATTCTATCGGAGTCAACAGGTTGTCATTCTGTCCTGCAACAATTCATAGCGGAACAGTCATTGAGAGATTCTGGAGAAAAGGAGCATATCAGCCGCCATGGATCTGGTCATGCATAGAAATCATAAACACCGTGCGTGATGAGCTTGACATACCTGCACTCCTAGACACTTCAGGTTTCGGTTCAAGGCGTGGTCCATACAACTGTAAAAAATGCAATAAGGACCTCAAGCACATGATCATAGCAAATAACCTGACACAAACAAAAATCGACTATGAATGTGAGTGCAAAAACGAATGGCTGGCCGAAGTGGAGAATTGTGATATGAACTCATCAACCGTTGAGATTAAACATATCCCATTATATTAATATACCTAATGACATTATATATTTAGTAGGAGGAAAATATGAAAAGTAAATTTATCAGTTTACTAGCCATACTTCTTGGGTTAATAATCATCGTGTTTCCGGTGATGGGAGTTGTTGGAATAGCTGACCTGATAAGCATGTCAGTATTATTGGTATCCATTTATTTGCTCGTAGTGGGCGTGGCTATAATAGATTACAATAAAACCGGAGCAATACTCGATTTGGTATTGGGTATAATCCTATTATTGTTGAGTATCTGCTTAATATTCGATCCGATATTGCTTGGATTTTTAACCGAAATCACATTATACCTTGCTGGAATAATGCTGATTGTTGTCGGGCTTGTTTCATTAATCAACAACCGCCAGTCCAGATACGGATTTTACATCGGAATCGCCGGTGTGGTGCTTGGTTTACTCTACATTATAATCGGAACATACGTTACAGACCCAATAATTCTCGGAACATTAATCGGAATATGGTTAGTAGTTAGTGGTGTTTTAAAATTGATGGATGGTTAAAGCAACTGTCCACTAAATTTCTTTTTTTGGTGTTTATTTTGATAGGAATTAGCGCAGATTTCGACCCTGTCCATAAGGGTCATGAAAAATTAATCGAGGAAGCCTGCAAGTTGGCTGACAGTGAAGGCAAAAAGGTTGTTGTCTACTTAAACAAGGGTTTCAGTGCAAATCACGCCCCTTTTTTCGTTGACTTTGATGCCCGCCGTGAGATGGCATTGGCGTTGGGTGCAGATGAGGTCAGGTCATTTGAAGGTCTCCATCATAGACTGGTGCTGTCCTACAGCGTTCCCATAAGGCTTAAGCAGATGATTGACGATGGAGTGACAGACTACATCACCTCCGCCAGCATTTCCCTGGATGAAATCAAGGCAAAGGCCCAGAAATTCATTGACGAGGGCAATTTTGTTGGAATGCCCAAAAGCTACACCAACCGTAACGAGATACGATGGTATGCAATAAATGAATTTTTAGGCTCAAAGCTCAATTATCATGTTGTGAAGGAATTCAACAAGGACAAGTATTCCGGCAGACTGATCAGGCAATCAATCATCGACAACGGAATGGTAATCGCCGACGAGGTTCGAAAGCTGCTTCCTGAATCAACAGTTGAAATTCTCCAGCGTGAAATCGACGCCGGAAGAACCCCCGGTGAGCGCAACTGGCAGGACATCTACAAGAGAATGAACACCTATTCAAGGGGAAACCTCGAAAAGATAGCTTATCTTAACGGAAATACAATAAATGAAATCATTAAAAGAAGGGTTTATCGTGACCCCGAGTCCATCTGGGCAGTGTTTAGAAGGTCCGATTACGGTCCAGTAATGACCAGGCTTGCCATCAGCGCTATTGAAATGGAAGTTAGCAAAAAAGAGGTCATGGACCTGATGAAGAGCTATGAGGCCGAAGGCGTGATTCCAGATAACCAAAAGGTGCAGCGTGTAATTGACAGGGCATGGTATGTTGCATGTGAAGGCGAGAAGGGCATTAGCGCACGTGATGCCAACAACAGGTTCAGAAGCGAGAACATTGAGGTGGAAAAACCTCCAATGACCATCGAAGCAGGGCTTAACCTGACCCGATTCGAGACAAAAATCACCAAGGAAGGCCTGGACACTGATTTATATGTCGACAAGAACGGTAAAATCTCCGTTCAGTTCAAAAGCGAGGGCAAAAAAATCAAAACAAACCTTAGGTTGCCTGCACGTGACGTGACCTATTTGCGCTACATAATGGATTCACATTTCATTCCGGTTAGCGGAAGCATAAAAAAAGCCAAAAAGGGATTCAAGGTTAAAGTGGTTATCGGTTGAGTTTTTCAAAGGCAGCCCTAACCATATCCAATTCATCATCATCAAAATATTCAAGGATTTCCTGCAATTCTTCAGATTTTCTTTTTTTGGAATTAATGGTGTTATTTATTCTTGAGGCGGATTTTTCACGGAAGTCATTCCCTTCAGTCAGTTCCAACACATCAAAGAATTCCTCTTCAAGGCCATGTTTTCTGGCAAGGCAGGATGACTCAATCAACACGGCAGACAATGTTTTTGTATATGTGCTTCTAAGCAGTTTCAAAAGGCTTGCATCGCCTATCCTGTCGCTGAGGATTTTGGTTTCTATGTAATCATTTAAGAATGCCAATTCATTTGCATCTTCACCAGAGAGATATAGTACAGGATTTTGCGAATCTATCTTTCCGATTATTGCTCCGTCAACAAGTTGGTTCACATGTTCATTGATTTGAAGTGTTGTGTCGGGAGAGACATTGTTCAAGTCAAGATAGACGCCCTTTGCATATTTTCCATATTCCTTTGCAACGCTCAAGGCGGTTTTAGGCGAATTTGCAGATATCAGAAGGTCGGATTTTCCAGCAACTTCCTTAAATGAATCCAGAACTTCAACGTTTGACCGCTCAATTCTTTCGATGGTTTTTTGGGATCTGTTTTCTTTTGAAGTCACAATGGCAATGTCGTCTGATTGGATTAATTTTGCCAGATTTTGTGAAACCTTTCCAAATCCTATAAATCCAATTATCACAGCATCACCAGTTATTTTTTAAATAAAAGCATGTCGTGCAGGTTTGCACCAATATGTCTTGATATTGTATTGCATTTTGCACATAACAGGAAATAAACCTCTTTTGATGACAGGTCTATTTCAGATAATCCCTCATAATTGCCCATTCCCTTGGATATGACGAATTCGTGGTCGTTGAAGATTTCTCTGAACTCATCTGAAATCTCGCTGTCAACATAGCCAACAGTTCCGCAGCCTATGTCCACGATTTCGCCGAACTCATCAAGTCCCGCATCAAGCGCTTCCTTTCTGGTCGCATCATTCAATATAGGCACTGATTTCACGGCAATTGTGATGTTTACGTCATATTCCTTGATCTTTTCAAGGAGCAGCTTGTCAAATACTATCTCTCCTGTATTGTCGACGAGATAGAGCACCTTGTCATGTTTTCTTAGGGACTCTTCAAACTCCTCTATGTCCTTGACAGTCAGTTCCTTCTTGAGGGATTCCTTGATAACGCTTTCAATGTCATCGTCCAGTGTGAACGCCCCAAAGTCCAATATGTTTCCTATGATGGCAATCTTGACATAGTTTTCAAGGCTGTCATCGTCATTCAGTATCCTCTTGACGTCGGGAATGTATTTCAGCGCTATCTCATTTCCTTCAATTTTTTCCTTATAATAAGGGTCCCTGCAGCCGGTCTTTTCTATAATCATCCTGTGCATTGCGGAACCTGTTCCGTTTGAGTTGGTGTCAACCTTGAAGTTGTTGCTGAGGAACTTGAATATATCCTCCATGACTTCCATCTTCAAAGTTTCGTCATCCGTTGACAAGTCCAGTGCCTCACGGGCTTGCCTTAAAAAGCAAGGGCCACATTCATAACTGATTTTCAAGATCAACCACCGTAAATAATTTGGACAAGCTGGATTTCATCATCTTCATTGATTACTGTGTCCTCTATGACCAGTTCCCCGTTTTGCTTTGACACTATTGTCTGCGGGGACAATTCCATTTCATTCAACAGATCCTTTATTGTATAATTTTCGTGAGGGATTTCGCGCTCCTCACTTAAGCTTTTATATTTTAATAAGAATGACATTTTATCACAATCCCAATTCCTCCAGGAATGAACATGCCTTGCACAAGTCATTTGCTGACGGCTCTCCGCATCTTGAACATCTTCCATGTGCATATTCCTTCTGCATCTCATCCTTGAGTATGTTTTTTATTTTATCGTATCCCCTGAGGGTTGAATACTTTATTGTAGGGTGCTTTTCGGCCAGTTGGTTTATTGCCTCTGAGACCTCACCCCTGAATGACTGCATTGCATACGGGCAGCTGTCGAAGTGGACTTCCAGTTCCTTTGCGACAACATACAATCCGATTTCACGTTCCGGAATTTCCCTAAGGGGCTTGATTTTAACTGTGAATTCCTTTGCCTGGGATTCCGTTTTGGCACCCAGTTTTGTAAGGTTATCTGTGTTTCCTTCAAGGTAATTCATCATTATCCCCTGAACCTCATCGTCAAGATTATGTCCTGTTGCTATCTTGGTCGCTCCCATCTCACGGGCTGCCTTGTTGATTATTGTCCTTCTGAAGACTCCGCAGTATGTGCATGAACCCCTGTGGTTTTCCCTTTGCATAATCTCATCGAGGGTTATGCCGTAATCTTCCTTGAGGGACACCACCTTATGCTCTATTCCCAATCTTTGGGCATGCCTTGTGGCGATGTCAACGCCTTCCTGGCGGTAGTTTGCAATTCCCTCATCGACGGTCACTGCACATAAGTCTATGATGTGCCTTTCCCTAAAGGAGTTTAAAACTTCAAGTGTGGTAACGCTGTCCTTTCCACCTGACAGTGCCACCAGAACCTTATCTCCCTTATCAAGTAATTTTTCCTTTTTGATTGTCTTTATTGCCTTTTTTTCAATTGATTGTATGAAACAATCCTTGCATAATAGCTGTCCGGATTGTTCCCTTTTATAAATTACTTTAGGATTACCACAGTTAGTGCATTGCATAAATATTACCTACATCTGTTCTACAAAGTGTGCTAATTGATTTAGAGTGTTTACCTCAAACACTTGCGCTCCAGCTTCCCTATACAGTGAAACGCAACTGTCAACTATATCCCATTTGTTCTTGTCTTCCGGATTAAGGATGATGACCTTCTTGGCATCCCTCACCATTTCCTCAACTATCTCAACACTTGCGGGAATTCCGTTCACCTTTGGCCCCGCCCAATCCCTGCAATCGGACAATATTATCACATAGGACTTGTTGTTGATGTTTGCCTTGTCCTGGAACTGCTTGAAGGCTGAGTACATGTCTGAGGTTCCATGAACCATCATGTGCTTGATTCGCATGTCCTTAACTTTCACAAAGGAATCTATCAGGTATTCCTCTTTTAAGGCCTTTGTTGTTTCTATGACCTTGTTGTCGAATTCAAAGGTACGTGACCTCTTGAAGGCTGTTTGCGCTGAAAACATAAGCATGAAAAACCAGCTGCTTATCCATTCGCATGACCCGCTGATGTCGTTTAAAAACAGGTGCTCGTTCTTATGAGGTCTTGGCTTTGCCTTCACAAGCTCCATCGGAACGCCACCGTACTTCAGGTTGGCTCTCATTGTTCTTCTCATGTCAATCTTATGGGAATGTGCCTGGACTTTTCTTCTTGAACGCTTGTTGGCTATTCTTTTACCTAACCTTTGACATATCTCAAGCATCCTTGGGTCGAACCTGTTCAGTTTTGTCAAGTCCTTGTTCATCAGCTCTCCGTCACGTTCAAGCCTTTTGGCCTCCTCAAGCAACGGTTGGCCTGAAAGCATCTTGAGCTTTTCGTTGTTGATTTTTTCCTTTCTGATCTTTTGGCCTATGGTGTTTTGCTTTTTGATGATATACTTGTTTGATTTGGGTCCCGCTCCACGGTATGCCTTACCTTTATTCGGGTCTTCAACCTTCTTCTTTTCAGGCTCCGGAAGGGCGAAAACCTTTTCAAAAACCTTTAGGAATTTAGGAATGTCATATCTGTCCTTGACATATACGGCCATCAGGGCTGTCTTTAGGAGGTCCCTGTCCAAATCTCCCAGGTTTTGATAAATCTCCATAGCTGACTGGGTACTTCTGATACTTACCGGCAGGCCTTCCTTTCTCAAGTCAGCTGAAAGATTTGCAATTTTATTAATCATCTTATCCTTTGTTGAAAATGTCCTTTACAACTCTTTTTCTATCTGATTCTGTTTTGATGGCCACACCGATGGTGTCTTCCATGGTTTGGTCTATATTTTTGGTTCCGAGATTGGAAACTGACTTGACCCAGTCCACAGTACCTCTTACGGACGGTTTTTTCATCAGGTTCAAATCACGTATCCTGTGCACGAGTTTAACGACGTGTGAAACTGTGTCGTCATCCACTCCAGGTATTTTGGACTTGACGATTTCTATTTCCCTTTCAACGGTAGGATATGGGATGTATAAGAAAAGGCACCTGTCCTTTGTCTCGTCAAGAAGGGACCTTTGGGAGTTGGATGTCAATATAACAATCAAATCGTTATTCAATTGGAATGTTCCCAAATCGTTGATTGTGATTTCCTGTTCGCCCAATGCCTGAAGCAGGAAACTTTCGACTTCCTCATCGGCCTTGTCTATCTCATCTATTAACAGGACAGAGTCATTGTCATTTAAAAATGCGTTGAGCAATGACCTTCTTATGAAAAATTCATCGTCAAAAATCTCATCGACATTGTTGGAATCGTTTTTGGCAGCCTCCAAATGCAATAGCTGCTTTTGATAATTCCATTCACCGACAATCTGTTCAAAAGTAATTCCCTCATAGCACTGTATCCTGAAAAAGTCCCTGTCAAAGGATTTTGCAATCACCTTTGCAAGCTCTGTTTTTCCAACGCCCGGAGGGCCTTCAATAAGCATTGGTTTTCCAAGTAAAAAAGACAGGTATAATGTTGTTGAAATCTCATTGTTTGAAACATAATCGGATTCCAAAAGCATCTTGTCAATGTCTTTAATAGAGATATCTTCAATTTGCAACTTTGTAACCTTCATTAAATTTTTGTTATTAAAATAAATATAAATATGAATTTATTTAAAGTTTATGTATACATGAATTTAGGAGGTAAAATATGGATTCTGGAAATGCAATAATCATTGCATTGATTGCAATTATCATAGTTGTGGCAGGAGTGCTTTTCTTCATGAATGGGCATGGAATTGTTTCCAATGACCAAAATCAGATTGGAAATTCCACAGTCCAGACAAACGGCAGTGCAGTATCAAATGATGCTTCATCCGGCAACGCTCCAAGTCATAGCAGTGGCTCCGCATCAACTCCAACAGATACTGTTAGCTCAGACAATAATCCAAGTGCATCCAGCAATGTCGCAACAAGTGATGCCGCCAGCTCAGCTGATAGTGAAGCAAGTTCTTCCGAGTCAACCCCTCAAGCGGGACAGGCTGAAGGAACCTATGACCCGGCAGACTTCGATTAGAACTAATTTTTAAATTGATCAGGATTTTTGAACAATTCAAAATCCTGCACATATTCTTTTCCGGTAATCATGGCTATTTCTGCCTTTTGGAGCTCTGAACCCAAATAAGCGGCATGCTCCATTCTGGTTACCAATTCTTTTGAGATGATTTCCTCATAAACTTCTTTTGCGGATTGTCCGACAATCACCAAATCCGCCTTGTTTTTCTTAAAATGAGTTGCAGTTATTCTGCTTTCCTTGACGGTTGTTCCATAATCGACATTGATTTTAAAGCTTCCTGCCTTATCCCTTATGAACTTCATTGGCTTTTCCTGCCTGACCTGTTCGATGCCGTCCAATTCATTCAGGATAATGTCGTTTCTCTTATGCTTGTCCTTGAATGCAACAAGATTGATTCCAAGGTCTTTCGGAATGGACTTACGGTGCTTTGCAAGAAACATCATCTTGGAGGCTGTGGACAATTCATAAACGCTTCCGCGTGTCTTTCCACTTTCCTCAGGTGTGAAGAGTATGCTCACT
Above is a genomic segment from Methanobrevibacter thaueri containing:
- a CDS encoding TIGR00269 family protein, whose product is MQCTNCGNPKVIYKREQSGQLLCKDCFIQSIEKKAIKTIKKEKLLDKGDKVLVALSGGKDSVTTLEVLNSFRERHIIDLCAVTVDEGIANYRQEGVDIATRHAQRLGIEHKVVSLKEDYGITLDEIMQRENHRGSCTYCGVFRRTIINKAAREMGATKIATGHNLDDEVQGIMMNYLEGNTDNLTKLGAKTESQAKEFTVKIKPLREIPEREIGLYVVAKELEVHFDSCPYAMQSFRGEVSEAINQLAEKHPTIKYSTLRGYDKIKNILKDEMQKEYAHGRCSRCGEPSANDLCKACSFLEELGL
- a CDS encoding AAA family ATPase produces the protein MQIEDISIKDIDKMLLESDYVSNNEISTTLYLSFLLGKPMLIEGPPGVGKTELAKVIAKSFDRDFFRIQCYEGITFEQIVGEWNYQKQLLHLEAAKNDSNNVDEIFDDEFFIRRSLLNAFLNDNDSVLLIDEIDKADEEVESFLLQALGEQEITINDLGTFQLNNDLIVILTSNSQRSLLDETKDRCLFLYIPYPTVEREIEIVKSKIPGVDDDTVSHVVKLVHRIRDLNLMKKPSVRGTVDWVKSVSNLGTKNIDQTMEDTIGVAIKTESDRKRVVKDIFNKG
- a CDS encoding NAD(P)-binding domain-containing protein codes for the protein MIIGFIGFGKVSQNLAKLIQSDDIAIVTSKENRSQKTIERIERSNVEVLDSFKEVAGKSDLLISANSPKTALSVAKEYGKYAKGVYLDLNNVSPDTTLQINEHVNQLVDGAIIGKIDSQNPVLYLSGEDANELAFLNDYIETKILSDRIGDASLLKLLRSTYTKTLSAVLIESSCLARKHGLEEEFFDVLELTEGNDFREKSASRINNTINSKKRKSEELQEILEYFDDDELDMVRAAFEKLNR
- a CDS encoding MoaD/ThiS family protein, whose translation is MSFLLKYKSLSEEREIPHENYTIKDLLNEMELSPQTIVSKQNGELVIEDTVINEDDEIQLVQIIYGG
- a CDS encoding vWA domain-containing protein, yielding MINKIANLSADLRKEGLPVSIRSTQSAMEIYQNLGDLDRDLLKTALMAVYVKDRYDIPKFLKVFEKVFALPEPEKKKVEDPNKGKAYRGAGPKSNKYIIKKQNTIGQKIRKEKINNEKLKMLSGQPLLEEAKRLERDGELMNKDLTKLNRFDPRMLEICQRLGKRIANKRSRRKVQAHSHKIDMRRTMRANLKYGGVPMELVKAKPRPHKNEHLFLNDISGSCEWISSWFFMLMFSAQTAFKRSRTFEFDNKVIETTKALKEEYLIDSFVKVKDMRIKHMMVHGTSDMYSAFKQFQDKANINNKSYVIILSDCRDWAGPKVNGIPASVEIVEEMVRDAKKVIILNPEDKNKWDIVDSCVSLYREAGAQVFEVNTLNQLAHFVEQM
- a CDS encoding damage-control phosphatase ARMT1 family protein; translation: MKISYECGPCFLRQAREALDLSTDDETLKMEVMEDIFKFLSNNFKVDTNSNGTGSAMHRMIIEKTGCRDPYYKEKIEGNEIALKYIPDVKRILNDDDSLENYVKIAIIGNILDFGAFTLDDDIESVIKESLKKELTVKDIEEFEESLRKHDKVLYLVDNTGEIVFDKLLLEKIKEYDVNITIAVKSVPILNDATRKEALDAGLDEFGEIVDIGCGTVGYVDSEISDEFREIFNDHEFVISKGMGNYEGLSEIDLSSKEVYFLLCAKCNTISRHIGANLHDMLLFKK
- a CDS encoding adenylyltransferase/cytidyltransferase family protein gives rise to the protein MFILIGISADFDPVHKGHEKLIEEACKLADSEGKKVVVYLNKGFSANHAPFFVDFDARREMALALGADEVRSFEGLHHRLVLSYSVPIRLKQMIDDGVTDYITSASISLDEIKAKAQKFIDEGNFVGMPKSYTNRNEIRWYAINEFLGSKLNYHVVKEFNKDKYSGRLIRQSIIDNGMVIADEVRKLLPESTVEILQREIDAGRTPGERNWQDIYKRMNTYSRGNLEKIAYLNGNTINEIIKRRVYRDPESIWAVFRRSDYGPVMTRLAISAIEMEVSKKEVMDLMKSYEAEGVIPDNQKVQRVIDRAWYVACEGEKGISARDANNRFRSENIEVEKPPMTIEAGLNLTRFETKITKEGLDTDLYVDKNGKISVQFKSEGKKIKTNLRLPARDVTYLRYIMDSHFIPVSGSIKKAKKGFKVKVVIG
- a CDS encoding DUF308 domain-containing protein, with amino-acid sequence MKSKFISLLAILLGLIIIVFPVMGVVGIADLISMSVLLVSIYLLVVGVAIIDYNKTGAILDLVLGIILLLLSICLIFDPILLGFLTEITLYLAGIMLIVVGLVSLINNRQSRYGFYIGIAGVVLGLLYIIIGTYVTDPIILGTLIGIWLVVSGVLKLMDG
- a CDS encoding archaeosine biosynthesis radical SAM protein RaSEA; protein product: MEIEKLTKEIRQRAFERKEPKTPEQVGASWYNDDLTYDGVAKTLFMILPTPGCAWALGDSGGCTMCSYVSDCTLEPIDTDTILRIFHDHLSRHPIAEEDKISVKLFASGSFLNPYELPKEARDEILKTLIGLGNVTEIIVESRPEYVKEEYLDEIFEIIGDTLFEVSIGLETSNDYTRLNKINKGFTRDDFENAVKLMQDLKESKGYNIKSKAYIFVKPILVSEDQAIEEAIETARYCDSIGVNRLSFCPATIHSGTVIERFWRKGAYQPPWIWSCIEIINTVRDELDIPALLDTSGFGSRRGPYNCKKCNKDLKHMIIANNLTQTKIDYECECKNEWLAEVENCDMNSSTVEIKHIPLY
- the mer gene encoding 5,10-methylenetetrahydromethanopterin reductase, whose product is MKFGIEFVPQIPLNELVDLVKLAEDVGFEYAWITDHYNNKNVYETLALIASATETIKMGPGVTNPYVRSPAISASAIATIDEISEGRATFGIGPGDKATFDALGIAWEKPVSTIKAAIADINTLLSGGKTEGGAALGGAKAVQEHIPIYMGAQGPKMLETAGEIADGVLINASNPKDYEAAMPMIKKGIEAAGGDKAFDVGAYTATSIGADSDAAKNAAKIVVAFIAAGSPPPVIERHGLPEGFNEQMGAFLAKGDFGGAIGAVTDEALDAFSVCGTPDEFIPKIEGLAEMGVTQYVAGSPVGKDVAESIKLLGDVIASF